Proteins from a genomic interval of Piscinibacter sp. HJYY11:
- a CDS encoding cupin domain-containing protein, translated as MLDTTQTKFSHVKPGETEWKGEGLRDFFLYRDLGVAEATRGKVIAHLVKANMAPEKGTGWHRHEAEFQIVIMIKGWARFMYGDKETLVSAGDCVHQRPGIVHYLFDYSPDMEYLEIVSPADFKTVDVEGPCEVPPFTPWA; from the coding sequence ATGTTGGACACCACCCAGACCAAGTTCTCGCACGTCAAACCGGGCGAAACGGAGTGGAAGGGCGAAGGCCTGCGGGACTTCTTCCTCTACCGCGACCTCGGTGTCGCCGAGGCCACGCGTGGCAAGGTCATCGCCCACCTCGTGAAGGCCAACATGGCACCCGAAAAGGGCACTGGCTGGCACCGCCATGAAGCGGAGTTCCAGATCGTGATCATGATCAAGGGCTGGGCGCGCTTCATGTACGGCGACAAGGAAACGCTGGTCTCCGCCGGCGACTGCGTGCACCAGCGGCCGGGCATCGTGCACTACCTCTTCGACTACTCGCCCGACATGGAGTACCTGGAGATCGTGAGCCCGGCGGACTTCAAGACGGTGGACGTCGAAGGCCCGTGCGAGGTGCCGCCCTTCACGCCGTGGGCTTGA
- a CDS encoding glutathione S-transferase family protein, with translation MPSVATKAAPKKTAAKPASKPAAAPKPAKKPVATLSLSSKNYSSWSLRGWLLAKFAGLEFEEVMVPPDDADARKELLLLAPSIRVPCLEHDGAKVWNTLAIAQYLNEIKPDAGLMPDDRIARAHCRSVSGEMNSGFSNLRSSLPMNLKAHHPGYKIWAGAQPDIDRIIEIWTECLATYGGPYLFGKQRTMADAMFAPVCTRFLTYDVKLPKSCILYCQTIMAMPEMQEWVAAARAEPDDIEELDMDF, from the coding sequence ATGCCCTCAGTCGCCACCAAGGCCGCCCCGAAGAAGACCGCCGCCAAGCCGGCGAGCAAGCCCGCCGCTGCGCCCAAGCCGGCGAAGAAGCCCGTCGCGACGCTCAGCCTGTCGAGCAAGAACTATTCGTCGTGGTCGCTGCGCGGCTGGCTGCTCGCCAAGTTCGCGGGGCTGGAGTTCGAAGAGGTGATGGTCCCGCCCGACGATGCCGATGCACGCAAGGAGCTGCTGTTGCTGGCCCCGTCGATCCGCGTGCCGTGCCTCGAGCACGACGGCGCCAAGGTGTGGAACACGCTCGCCATCGCGCAGTACCTCAACGAGATCAAGCCCGACGCCGGGCTGATGCCCGACGACCGCATCGCCCGTGCGCACTGCCGCTCGGTCAGTGGGGAGATGAATTCGGGCTTCTCGAACCTGCGCTCGTCGCTGCCCATGAACCTGAAGGCACACCACCCGGGCTACAAGATCTGGGCCGGCGCCCAGCCCGACATTGACCGCATCATCGAGATCTGGACCGAGTGCCTCGCCACCTATGGCGGGCCCTATCTCTTCGGCAAGCAGCGCACGATGGCCGATGCGATGTTCGCGCCGGTGTGCACCCGGTTCCTCACCTACGACGTGAAGCTGCCCAAGAGCTGCATCCTCTACTGCCAGACCATCATGGCCATGCCGGAAATGCAGGAATGGGTGGCAGCGGCTCGCGCGGAGCCAGACGACATCGAAGAACTGGACATGGACTTCTGA
- a CDS encoding polyhydroxyalkanoate depolymerase — translation MYEAYQAHADLMWPLRTFAKSTLPLLRDKTLGWDEVETNRKFAAMLEVIKLGEITHQRPPFDIDSVQFKGATVDVTEEATHVTPFGTLLHFKKDLPAGTPAQPRVLIVAPMSGHFATLLRDTVETMLPDHDVYITDWHNARDVPLMNGRFGLDEYTEHLMDFLRVLGPGAHLMAICQPCVSALSAVALMSEDGDVATPASLTLMAGPIDCRISPTEVNKLAMTKGIEWFEQNLVSRVPWRFKGGGRRVYPGFMQLTAFMSMNKERHMEAFKTYYANLAHPDPDEETIQAAEHTRKFYEEYFAVADLPAEFYLETVSLVFQEYALPQGQLKFRGRTIDPSKIRRTALLTVEGERDDICSTGQTLAAQDLCTNLRPYMRTHYVQAGVGHYGVFSGRRWRSQIYPVVRDVIHVSQ, via the coding sequence ATGTACGAGGCCTACCAAGCCCATGCCGACTTGATGTGGCCGCTGCGCACCTTTGCCAAGAGCACCCTGCCCTTGCTGCGCGACAAGACCCTGGGCTGGGACGAGGTGGAGACCAACCGCAAGTTCGCCGCGATGCTCGAGGTCATCAAGCTCGGAGAGATCACGCACCAGCGGCCACCCTTCGACATCGACAGCGTGCAGTTCAAGGGCGCCACGGTCGACGTGACCGAGGAAGCGACCCACGTCACCCCCTTCGGCACGCTGCTGCACTTCAAGAAAGATCTGCCTGCCGGAACGCCCGCGCAGCCACGGGTGCTGATCGTGGCGCCCATGTCGGGCCACTTCGCCACCCTGCTGCGCGACACGGTCGAGACCATGCTGCCCGACCACGACGTCTACATCACCGACTGGCACAACGCGCGCGACGTGCCGCTGATGAACGGCCGCTTCGGCCTCGACGAGTACACCGAGCACCTGATGGACTTCCTGCGCGTGCTTGGGCCCGGCGCGCACCTGATGGCGATCTGCCAGCCGTGTGTGTCGGCCCTGAGCGCGGTGGCGCTGATGTCGGAAGACGGCGACGTGGCCACGCCTGCGAGCCTCACGCTGATGGCCGGCCCGATCGATTGCCGCATCAGCCCGACCGAGGTGAACAAGCTCGCGATGACCAAGGGCATCGAGTGGTTCGAGCAGAACCTGGTGAGCCGCGTGCCCTGGCGTTTCAAGGGCGGCGGGCGGCGCGTCTACCCGGGCTTCATGCAGCTGACCGCGTTCATGTCGATGAACAAGGAGCGGCACATGGAGGCCTTCAAGACCTACTACGCCAACCTCGCGCACCCCGACCCAGACGAAGAGACGATCCAGGCGGCCGAGCACACCCGCAAGTTCTACGAGGAGTACTTCGCGGTGGCCGACCTGCCGGCCGAGTTCTACCTGGAGACGGTGAGCCTGGTGTTCCAGGAGTACGCGCTGCCGCAGGGGCAGCTCAAGTTCCGCGGGCGCACGATCGACCCGTCGAAGATCCGCAGGACGGCCCTGCTGACGGTGGAAGGCGAGCGCGACGACATCTGCTCCACGGGCCAGACGCTCGCCGCGCAGGACCTCTGCACCAACCTGCGGCCGTACATGCGGACGCACTATGTGCAGGCCGGCGTCGGCCACTATGGCGTGTTCAGTGGCCGGCGCTGGAGAAGCCAGATCTATCCGGTGGTGCGAGACGTGATCCACGTCTCGCAGTGA
- a CDS encoding TRAP transporter substrate-binding protein, which translates to MKLIRRTLLAALAAACVAPAFAQDIKPRLIRFGYGLNEQSNQGRATKVFIDEVDKLSGGKMKVRAFGAASLGTDVQMQQALIGGAQEMMVGSTATLVGITKEMALWDTPFLFNNAQEADAVLDGPVGTKVKAKLEEKGLVGLVYWENGFRNLTNNKRAVAKLEDLDGIKLRVMQNTVFLDSFKTLGANAVPLPFSELFSALETKAVDGQENPYNTILSSKFYEVQKYLTVTNHVYSPWIVTVSKKFWDQLSPAEKKVLQDAAVKSRDFERKDTRDEAAKALADLKAKGMQINELPAAEAARMREKLGSINSSIAANVGQDLWNETQAELAKLRKK; encoded by the coding sequence ATGAAGCTCATCCGCCGCACCCTGCTCGCCGCGCTCGCCGCTGCGTGCGTCGCCCCTGCGTTCGCGCAGGACATCAAGCCCCGCCTCATCCGCTTCGGCTACGGCCTCAACGAACAGTCGAACCAGGGCCGCGCCACCAAGGTCTTCATCGACGAGGTTGACAAGCTCTCGGGCGGCAAGATGAAGGTGCGCGCCTTCGGCGCCGCGAGCCTGGGCACCGACGTGCAGATGCAGCAGGCGCTGATCGGCGGCGCGCAGGAGATGATGGTCGGCTCGACCGCCACGCTCGTGGGCATCACGAAGGAGATGGCGCTATGGGACACGCCGTTCCTCTTCAACAACGCGCAGGAGGCCGACGCCGTGCTCGACGGCCCGGTCGGCACCAAGGTCAAGGCCAAGCTGGAAGAGAAGGGGCTGGTCGGCCTCGTCTACTGGGAAAACGGCTTCCGCAACCTCACCAACAACAAGCGCGCGGTCGCCAAGCTCGAAGACCTCGACGGCATCAAGCTGCGTGTGATGCAGAACACCGTCTTCCTCGACAGCTTCAAGACGCTCGGTGCCAACGCCGTGCCGCTGCCCTTCAGTGAGCTCTTCAGCGCGCTCGAGACCAAGGCGGTCGATGGCCAGGAGAACCCGTACAACACCATCCTCTCCAGCAAGTTCTACGAGGTGCAGAAGTACCTGACCGTCACCAACCACGTCTACAGCCCGTGGATCGTGACGGTGAGCAAGAAGTTCTGGGACCAGCTCTCGCCGGCCGAGAAGAAGGTGCTGCAGGACGCCGCGGTGAAGAGCCGCGACTTCGAGCGCAAGGACACGCGTGACGAAGCCGCCAAGGCCCTGGCGGATCTCAAGGCCAAGGGCATGCAGATCAACGAGCTGCCGGCCGCTGAAGCCGCACGCATGCGCGAGAAGCTGGGTTCGATCAACAGCTCGATCGCGGCCAACGTCGGCCAGGACCTCTGGAACGAGACCCAGGCCGAGCTCGCCAAGCTGCGCAAGAAATAA
- a CDS encoding TRAP transporter large permease codes for MSQGAVTVLFIVVMLGLMGIGVPMAFALVLTGASMAWGLGFWDTQLFAQNLVAGIDSFPLLAVPFFILAGELMNTGGISQRIIGMAQAWLGHVRGGLGFVTIGAAILLSAMSGSALADAAAMATILLPMMRKHGYPVAPSAGLIAAGGVIGPIIPPSMAFVIYGVTTNTSISSLFLSGIVPGLIMGAGLVLAWKIEIRKFELETDPPLPIADRLRASVRAVWALLMPVIIIGGMKTGWFTPTEAAVVAAVYALVISFFVHREMKLSDLHGVLVRSAKTTAVVMFLCAGAQVTSYMITLADLPATLSAWLGPMVENPRLLMAVMMVTLVVIGTALDLTPTILIFAPVMLPIAVKAGIDPVYFGLMFVLNGSIGLVTPPVGTVLNVVAGVGRVRLDQVIKGVNPFLITYLVILVLFVVFPQLVTAPVKWMR; via the coding sequence ATGAGCCAAGGCGCCGTCACCGTCCTCTTCATCGTGGTCATGCTGGGCCTGATGGGCATCGGCGTGCCCATGGCCTTTGCGCTCGTGCTCACCGGCGCCTCGATGGCCTGGGGCCTCGGCTTCTGGGACACCCAGCTCTTCGCGCAGAACCTCGTGGCCGGCATCGACAGCTTCCCGCTGCTCGCGGTGCCGTTTTTCATCCTCGCCGGCGAGCTCATGAACACCGGCGGCATCAGCCAGCGCATCATCGGCATGGCGCAGGCGTGGCTGGGCCACGTGCGCGGCGGTCTCGGCTTCGTGACCATCGGCGCGGCGATCCTCTTGTCGGCCATGTCAGGCTCGGCGCTCGCCGATGCGGCGGCGATGGCCACCATCCTGCTGCCGATGATGCGCAAGCACGGCTATCCGGTCGCGCCCTCGGCCGGCCTGATCGCGGCCGGGGGTGTCATCGGCCCGATCATTCCGCCGTCGATGGCCTTCGTGATCTACGGCGTCACGACCAACACCTCGATCTCCTCGCTCTTCCTCTCGGGCATCGTGCCGGGCTTGATCATGGGGGCGGGCCTGGTGCTCGCGTGGAAGATCGAGATCCGCAAGTTCGAGCTGGAGACCGACCCGCCGCTTCCCATCGCCGACCGACTGCGTGCGAGCGTGCGTGCGGTGTGGGCGCTGCTCATGCCGGTCATCATCATCGGCGGCATGAAGACCGGCTGGTTCACGCCCACCGAGGCGGCGGTCGTGGCGGCGGTCTACGCGCTCGTGATCTCGTTCTTCGTGCACCGCGAGATGAAGCTGTCTGACCTGCACGGGGTGCTGGTGCGTTCGGCCAAGACGACCGCGGTGGTGATGTTCCTCTGCGCCGGCGCGCAGGTCACGAGCTACATGATCACGCTGGCCGACCTGCCGGCCACGCTGTCCGCCTGGCTCGGGCCGATGGTCGAGAACCCGCGCCTCCTGATGGCCGTGATGATGGTGACGCTGGTGGTGATCGGCACCGCGCTCGACCTCACGCCGACCATCCTCATCTTCGCGCCGGTCATGCTGCCGATCGCCGTCAAGGCCGGCATCGACCCGGTGTACTTCGGCCTGATGTTCGTGCTCAACGGTTCGATCGGCCTCGTCACGCCACCGGTGGGCACCGTGCTCAACGTGGTGGCCGGCGTCGGCCGCGTGCGGCTCGACCAGGTCATCAAGGGCGTGAACCCCTTCCTGATCACCTACCTCGTGATCCTCGTTCTCTTCGTCGTGTTTCCCCAGCTCGTCACTGCACCGGTCAAGTGGATGCGGTGA
- a CDS encoding TRAP transporter small permease subunit translates to MTRHDAPRSRVQRLAESAMALALAVMALAVFINVVLRYGFGSGIAASEELSRLLFVWMVFIGATAAYPLGEHMAFTSLLRPLQNKPIAMRVMAVVIHGFVVLACALVGWGAWQQVVVGLDSKSVVMGYSAALLPLPAFLSSVAIGVMALINLVRGKAIELGHEVDVE, encoded by the coding sequence ATGACCCGACACGACGCCCCCCGTTCTCGCGTTCAGCGCCTCGCCGAAAGTGCGATGGCGCTTGCGCTCGCGGTGATGGCACTCGCCGTCTTCATCAACGTGGTGCTGCGCTATGGCTTTGGCAGCGGCATCGCCGCGAGCGAAGAGCTCTCGCGGTTGCTCTTCGTGTGGATGGTGTTCATCGGCGCGACGGCGGCGTATCCGCTCGGCGAGCACATGGCGTTCACGAGTCTCCTGCGCCCCTTGCAGAACAAGCCCATCGCGATGCGCGTGATGGCGGTCGTGATCCACGGGTTCGTCGTGCTGGCCTGCGCGCTGGTGGGGTGGGGCGCCTGGCAGCAGGTGGTGGTGGGCCTCGACAGCAAGAGCGTCGTGATGGGCTACTCGGCGGCATTGTTGCCTTTGCCGGCGTTCCTGTCGTCGGTCGCCATCGGCGTGATGGCCTTGATCAATCTCGTTCGTGGCAAGGCCATCGAGCTGGGCCATGAGGTGGACGTCGAATGA